A DNA window from Aminivibrio sp. contains the following coding sequences:
- a CDS encoding cupin domain-containing protein: protein MVGMIGRNAWFSAMGVFREFPEFLRTAVPDDPAVTAVVSREQIAPLVGDNGLFRVYPLFPSDGSVPFDMFAVEMERGAFSFSESHDPGTVEYIHVFEGLITVKTGQEEYCLSSGDSLRHRADRPHSFHNSGGGMATLCILAYYPDRKD, encoded by the coding sequence ATGGTCGGCATGATCGGGCGGAACGCCTGGTTTTCAGCCATGGGAGTATTCCGTGAATTTCCGGAGTTTCTCCGGACCGCCGTTCCGGACGATCCTGCCGTGACGGCGGTGGTTTCCAGGGAACAGATTGCTCCTCTGGTGGGGGACAACGGGCTTTTTCGGGTGTACCCTCTCTTTCCCTCCGACGGCAGCGTCCCATTCGACATGTTTGCCGTGGAAATGGAGCGGGGCGCCTTTTCCTTTTCGGAATCCCACGACCCGGGCACGGTGGAGTACATCCATGTGTTCGAAGGTCTGATCACCGTGAAGACGGGGCAGGAGGAATACTGTCTATCCTCCGGGGACTCCCTCCGCCACAGGGCGGACAGGCCCCATTCCTTCCATAACTCCGGAGGGGGGATGGCGACCTTGTGTATCCTGGCCTACTACCCCGACAGAAAGGACTGA
- a CDS encoding sugar kinase, translating to MSRFVTFGEIMLRLTPPDHEILFQTNNLVATFGGAEANVAVSLANYGENVSYVTAAPSNPVGDAMVKEMRSFGIDTSFIARKGERLGIYFTETGSSMRPSKVLYDRSGSSIAEVKPGDFDWDRILDGATWFHTTGITPSLAEGTAAVALEAVKACKAKGITVSCDLNYRKKLWKWGKTAKEVMTEFAKYVDVTIANEEDCQKCLGIEIDVDVASGELDVSKYRVLAEKVMASYPNMKYLAVSLRESVSADWNGWSAVLADNKGNFFTSKKYEIRDIVDRIGGGDSFGSGLIWGLNNLKTPQEALEFAVAASALKHTIYGDFNRVSKEDVLNLAGGDASGRVQR from the coding sequence ATGTCCCGTTTTGTCACATTCGGAGAAATCATGCTTCGGCTTACTCCTCCCGATCACGAGATCCTCTTCCAGACCAACAACCTGGTGGCCACCTTCGGCGGAGCCGAGGCCAACGTGGCTGTCTCCCTGGCCAACTACGGCGAGAACGTCTCCTACGTCACCGCCGCCCCTTCGAACCCCGTGGGCGACGCCATGGTGAAGGAGATGCGCTCCTTCGGCATCGATACCAGCTTCATCGCCCGCAAGGGAGAGCGGCTCGGCATCTATTTCACCGAGACCGGTTCGTCCATGCGCCCCTCGAAGGTGCTCTACGACCGCTCCGGGTCATCCATCGCCGAAGTGAAACCCGGCGACTTCGATTGGGACAGAATCCTGGACGGAGCCACCTGGTTCCACACCACCGGCATCACCCCCTCCCTGGCCGAGGGGACGGCGGCAGTGGCCCTCGAGGCCGTGAAAGCATGTAAGGCGAAGGGCATCACCGTGTCCTGCGACCTCAACTACCGCAAAAAGCTCTGGAAGTGGGGCAAGACTGCGAAAGAAGTCATGACCGAGTTCGCCAAATACGTGGACGTCACCATCGCCAACGAGGAGGACTGCCAGAAGTGCCTCGGCATCGAAATCGACGTTGACGTCGCCTCCGGTGAGCTTGACGTGTCCAAGTACAGGGTCCTCGCCGAAAAGGTCATGGCCTCCTACCCCAACATGAAGTACCTCGCCGTGAGCCTACGGGAGAGCGTGAGCGCCGACTGGAACGGCTGGTCCGCGGTTCTGGCCGACAACAAGGGGAATTTCTTCACCAGCAAGAAGTACGAGATCCGGGATATCGTAGACCGCATCGGCGGCGGAGACTCCTTCGGCTCAGGGCTCATCTGGGGGCTGAACAACCTGAAGACCCCCCAGGAGGCCCTTGAGTTCGCCGTGGCGGCTTCGGCCCTCAAGCACACCATCTACGGCGACTTCAACAGGGTCTCGAAGGAGGATGTGCTCAACCTGGCGGGCGGTGATGCCTCGGGAAGGGTCCAGCGGTAA
- a CDS encoding zinc ABC transporter substrate-binding protein encodes MKKKLQAVLAAMVIVAGAFPAAAKTAVFVSVLPQKFFAEQVGGERVEVSVLVGKNRDPHTFEPLPAQMAALSRADGYLSIGLPFEESLLPRIRQLNPSLRVFAADRGIERIRGKDEEHHGRTDEHGHEHDHGGSDPHVWNGVREARTIAKNTCAALAELDPEGSDHYRRNLGNFLERLDALDAEFRELFRGREGAAFLVFHPAWGYLAREYGLEEVAIETDGKEPKAADMAAVITEAKQRGVKVVFVSPQFSGRSAEIIARSIGATVETVNPLSEEWEENIRAAARAIAESAR; translated from the coding sequence ATGAAAAAAAAGCTTCAGGCCGTCCTCGCGGCCATGGTCATTGTCGCGGGAGCGTTTCCGGCGGCGGCGAAGACCGCCGTGTTCGTCTCCGTGCTTCCCCAGAAATTCTTTGCGGAACAGGTGGGCGGGGAACGGGTGGAGGTTTCCGTCCTCGTGGGAAAAAACCGGGATCCCCACACTTTCGAGCCCCTTCCGGCCCAGATGGCCGCCCTATCCCGGGCAGACGGGTATCTCTCCATCGGCCTGCCCTTCGAAGAATCCCTGCTGCCCAGGATCCGGCAGCTCAACCCGTCCCTCAGGGTTTTCGCGGCGGACAGGGGCATAGAGAGGATCAGGGGAAAGGACGAAGAGCACCATGGCCGTACCGATGAACACGGCCATGAACACGATCACGGCGGGAGCGACCCCCACGTGTGGAATGGGGTCCGAGAGGCTCGGACAATAGCGAAAAACACCTGCGCCGCCCTGGCGGAGCTCGACCCGGAGGGATCGGACCACTATCGCCGCAATCTCGGGAATTTCCTTGAACGGCTGGACGCCCTGGATGCGGAGTTCCGGGAGCTCTTCAGGGGCAGGGAGGGGGCGGCCTTTCTCGTCTTCCACCCTGCCTGGGGGTACCTGGCCAGGGAGTACGGCCTTGAAGAGGTGGCCATCGAAACGGACGGCAAGGAACCCAAGGCCGCGGACATGGCCGCGGTGATCACTGAGGCGAAGCAGCGGGGAGTGAAGGTCGTCTTCGTTTCGCCCCAGTTCTCGGGAAGAAGCGCGGAGATCATCGCCCGGAGCATCGGCGCGACGGTAGAAACGGTGAACCCCCTGTCGGAGGAATGGGAGGAAAACATCCGGGCGGCGGCCCGGGCCATCGCGGAGTCGGCGCGGTAA
- a CDS encoding bifunctional 4-hydroxy-2-oxoglutarate aldolase/2-dehydro-3-deoxy-phosphogluconate aldolase, producing MDNNILQRIGELGIVPVVKLDRAEDAVPLGRALLEGDLPIAEVTFRTDAAEESIGTLSKELPELLVGAGTVLTKEQVRRAVDAGAKFIVTPGFNPSVVDYCVENHIPITPGINSPSQIEMALERGLKVVKFFPAEQSGGLPMLKAMSAPYGSVKFIPTGGIDTKNMLSYLSFNKILAVGGSWMVKPEMVAAGRFDEITRITREAVYTMHGFELAHLGVNCPDGEEAAAGAAKIASLFGMAVKDGNSSVFAGKAFEFMKSPYLGEKGHAAVSCNDVARALAFLKSKGIGSLPETEKKKDGRTAAIYLDLHVGGFIFHLLQK from the coding sequence ATGGATAACAACATACTGCAGCGCATAGGCGAACTGGGCATCGTTCCCGTGGTGAAGCTCGACAGGGCGGAGGACGCCGTTCCTCTGGGCAGGGCCCTTCTGGAAGGAGACCTCCCCATAGCGGAGGTGACCTTCCGTACCGACGCCGCCGAAGAGTCCATCGGGACTCTTTCGAAGGAGCTTCCGGAGCTCCTGGTCGGTGCCGGGACGGTTCTCACGAAGGAACAGGTCAGGCGGGCGGTGGACGCAGGAGCGAAGTTCATCGTCACCCCGGGGTTCAACCCCTCCGTGGTGGACTACTGCGTGGAAAACCACATCCCCATCACTCCGGGGATAAACAGCCCCTCCCAGATCGAGATGGCCCTCGAGCGGGGCCTCAAGGTGGTAAAGTTCTTCCCTGCCGAGCAGTCCGGCGGCCTTCCCATGCTCAAGGCCATGAGCGCCCCCTACGGCTCCGTGAAGTTCATTCCCACCGGCGGCATCGACACGAAGAACATGCTTTCCTACCTTTCCTTCAACAAAATCCTCGCGGTGGGAGGAAGCTGGATGGTGAAGCCGGAAATGGTGGCGGCGGGGCGGTTCGACGAGATCACCCGGATTACCCGGGAGGCGGTTTATACCATGCATGGTTTCGAGCTCGCCCATCTCGGAGTGAATTGCCCGGACGGCGAAGAGGCCGCCGCCGGCGCCGCAAAGATAGCCTCCCTTTTCGGCATGGCCGTGAAGGACGGCAACAGCTCCGTCTTCGCCGGAAAGGCCTTCGAGTTCATGAAGTCGCCTTACCTCGGCGAGAAGGGGCACGCGGCCGTTTCCTGCAACGACGTGGCCCGGGCCCTCGCCTTCCTGAAGTCAAAGGGCATAGGATCCCTTCCCGAGACGGAGAAGAAAAAGGACGGCAGAACTGCGGCAATCTACCTGGACCTGCACGTGGGCGGGTTTATCTTCCACCTGCTGCAGAAGTAG
- a CDS encoding chemotaxis protein CheW — protein sequence MAEQQLVVFRLGKEEFGIDISRVREIVRLQNITAIPRTMDFVEGIVNLRGRIVPIVDLCKRFRVANSSSVEESARRIIVVNMAEQNIGVLVDGVSEILRIPDESIEPTPPIVAGDVSADFIRGIAKVENRLIIVLDLDRIFSVEEKAVLAQAVE from the coding sequence ATGGCGGAGCAGCAGCTTGTGGTCTTCAGGCTCGGCAAGGAAGAGTTCGGCATTGACATATCACGGGTGAGGGAGATCGTCCGGCTTCAGAACATCACCGCGATTCCCCGGACTATGGATTTTGTGGAGGGTATCGTGAACCTCAGGGGGCGGATCGTTCCCATCGTGGACCTGTGCAAACGGTTCAGGGTGGCAAACTCCAGTTCCGTTGAAGAATCGGCCAGGCGCATCATCGTTGTGAACATGGCGGAGCAGAACATCGGCGTTCTGGTTGACGGCGTGTCGGAAATTCTTCGCATTCCCGATGAATCCATCGAGCCCACGCCTCCCATCGTGGCGGGAGACGTGTCCGCCGATTTCATCCGGGGTATCGCAAAGGTGGAGAACCGCCTGATCATCGTCCTCGACCTGGACAGGATCTTCTCCGTGGAAGAGAAGGCCGTTCTCGCCCAGGCTGTGGAATAG
- a CDS encoding TRAP transporter small permease, giving the protein MLGVLKKTYRCVCTIEERFISFTLCAITVLIFVSAIGRFVGRPINWAVDISLLLFAWGAFLGADVGIRKNRVINVDFLTSRLPLKTQKTIAVAWSVIIILFLAVLIAYGIPLCISNFKRQFQNITLSYSFVTASLPVSAFLMIISTGIRLHLQITDFPSTLRGGGRDVA; this is encoded by the coding sequence ATGCTTGGAGTTCTGAAAAAAACCTACCGCTGCGTCTGCACGATCGAGGAGCGGTTTATTTCTTTCACCCTTTGCGCCATCACCGTCCTGATCTTCGTTTCCGCCATAGGCAGATTCGTCGGCCGCCCCATCAACTGGGCGGTGGACATTTCCCTCCTCCTCTTCGCCTGGGGGGCCTTTCTCGGGGCGGACGTGGGAATCCGGAAAAACAGGGTGATCAACGTCGACTTCCTGACGTCGCGGCTGCCTCTGAAGACGCAGAAGACCATCGCCGTCGCGTGGTCCGTGATCATCATCCTCTTCCTGGCGGTGCTCATCGCCTACGGAATTCCCCTCTGCATCTCCAACTTCAAACGGCAGTTCCAGAATATCACCCTGAGCTACTCTTTCGTCACCGCATCCCTTCCCGTGAGCGCCTTCCTGATGATCATCTCCACGGGCATCAGGCTTCATCTGCAAATCACCGACTTCCCGTCCACCCTCCGGGGCGGCGGGCGGGACGTGGCGTAG
- a CDS encoding M20 family metallopeptidase, whose amino-acid sequence MKISFNLEQFLKDLEYLVNIDSQSRDTEGVAAVAAFFEKAFADIGWKVEKKDLGPEVGPSLKISNGEAPYDALLLGHLDTVFPKGTAGERPFSRDEKRAYGPGVNDMKGGLLFGLYAARAIAEAGAPGSFCIVYNSEEEIGSRRARPWIEELARESRTAVILEPARPNGDLVNQRKGLGRIDVAFRGKAAHAGVEPEKGVSAVNEMAHWIIGLHGLTDFEKGTTLNAGVVSGGTAPNVVPEKASMTVDVRIKVPEEKNRIEAKIAELKAHPATAGINVEADFFLTRPPMNPSPKTMKLCALVEEAGREAGVDVRWQSTGGGSDGNFTAALDVPTVDGLGPVGGGSHAVTEYVEIGEIPSRFALLLGILERVPNAVF is encoded by the coding sequence ATGAAGATTTCTTTCAACCTTGAACAGTTTTTGAAGGACCTCGAATACCTGGTGAACATCGACAGCCAGTCCAGGGACACCGAGGGCGTGGCCGCAGTGGCCGCGTTCTTTGAAAAAGCCTTCGCCGACATCGGCTGGAAGGTGGAGAAGAAAGATCTCGGCCCCGAGGTGGGACCAAGCCTCAAAATAAGCAACGGCGAAGCCCCCTACGATGCCCTGCTTCTCGGGCACCTCGACACGGTCTTCCCGAAGGGAACAGCAGGGGAGCGCCCCTTTTCCAGGGATGAAAAGCGGGCCTACGGCCCCGGCGTGAACGACATGAAGGGAGGGCTTCTCTTCGGCCTCTACGCCGCCCGGGCCATCGCCGAGGCGGGAGCGCCCGGCTCCTTTTGTATCGTCTACAACAGCGAGGAGGAGATCGGTTCCCGCAGGGCCCGCCCCTGGATCGAGGAACTGGCCCGCGAAAGCCGCACGGCGGTGATCCTGGAGCCCGCCCGCCCCAACGGCGACCTGGTGAACCAACGGAAGGGCCTTGGCCGGATTGACGTCGCCTTCCGCGGGAAAGCCGCTCATGCGGGAGTGGAACCGGAAAAGGGCGTGAGTGCCGTGAACGAGATGGCCCACTGGATTATCGGCCTCCACGGCCTCACCGATTTCGAGAAGGGCACCACCCTCAACGCCGGGGTGGTCTCCGGCGGCACGGCCCCCAACGTGGTGCCCGAGAAGGCATCCATGACCGTGGACGTCCGGATCAAGGTTCCGGAGGAAAAGAACCGCATCGAGGCGAAAATCGCCGAACTGAAGGCTCACCCGGCTACTGCGGGCATCAACGTGGAGGCCGACTTCTTCCTCACCCGGCCGCCCATGAACCCGTCGCCCAAGACCATGAAGCTCTGCGCCCTGGTGGAAGAGGCGGGCCGGGAGGCAGGGGTGGATGTCCGCTGGCAGAGCACCGGCGGCGGTTCGGACGGCAACTTCACCGCCGCCCTGGACGTCCCTACTGTGGACGGGCTCGGGCCCGTGGGCGGCGGTTCCCATGCCGTGACGGAGTACGTGGAAATCGGGGAGATCCCCTCCCGTTTCGCCCTCCTTCTGGGCATCCTGGAGAGGGTTCCGAATGCCGTTTTCTAG
- a CDS encoding TRAP transporter large permease subunit yields MLLLVGVFLVLLFLGMPVAFAIGLAGFAFMLATPNIPISISVQRIVAQTQSFTLLAIPLFIFAGNLMNATGITARLVKLSRVLVGHLPGSLAQVSVILSTLMGGVSGSANADAVMECRILGPEMIKQGYSRGYGAAVNGLTAMITCTIPPSMGFIIYGSVGEVSIGRLFVGGIIPGLLLMAMMMLTVNFTAKRRGYVAPKDVRKPNAREIVSALWENIFALIFPIILIVGIRFGLFTPSEAGAFAAGYAIFVGAFIYGEMTWKSFLEAVEQSAVDIGVLMLILGLSGTFGYAIVYGRVPQTIAEFLIGITSNSYLLFFLIILLLIMAGMFVETTVCAMLLTPVFIPVISRLGIDPVHFGVIMMTTLTAGIMTPPVGVALYSTSEIMGCTPQETAREAIPFYLTLLALVIVLVLFPGIVLFLPNLVFG; encoded by the coding sequence ATGCTTCTTCTCGTCGGCGTTTTCCTTGTACTCCTCTTCCTCGGCATGCCCGTGGCCTTCGCCATCGGCCTGGCGGGTTTCGCCTTCATGCTGGCCACGCCAAACATCCCCATTTCCATCTCGGTGCAGCGCATCGTGGCCCAGACACAGAGCTTCACCCTGTTGGCCATCCCCCTTTTCATCTTCGCCGGAAACCTCATGAACGCCACGGGGATAACCGCGCGGCTGGTGAAGCTGTCCCGGGTGCTCGTGGGACACCTGCCGGGCAGCCTCGCCCAGGTGAGCGTCATCCTGAGCACCCTCATGGGCGGCGTGTCGGGTTCGGCCAACGCCGATGCCGTCATGGAGTGCAGGATTCTCGGTCCCGAGATGATAAAACAGGGCTATTCCAGGGGCTACGGCGCTGCGGTGAACGGCCTGACCGCGATGATCACCTGCACCATCCCGCCGAGCATGGGCTTCATCATCTACGGTTCCGTGGGGGAGGTGTCTATCGGGCGCCTTTTCGTTGGAGGAATCATCCCCGGACTGCTCCTGATGGCCATGATGATGCTCACCGTGAACTTCACTGCCAAGCGGCGGGGCTACGTTGCCCCGAAGGACGTTCGGAAGCCGAACGCCCGGGAAATCGTGTCCGCCCTGTGGGAGAACATCTTCGCACTGATCTTCCCCATCATCCTCATCGTGGGGATCCGGTTCGGCCTCTTCACGCCCTCCGAGGCGGGAGCCTTCGCCGCCGGGTACGCCATCTTCGTCGGGGCCTTCATTTACGGGGAGATGACCTGGAAGAGCTTCCTGGAGGCGGTGGAACAGAGCGCCGTGGACATCGGCGTCCTCATGCTCATCCTCGGGCTGTCCGGGACCTTCGGGTATGCCATTGTCTACGGTAGGGTTCCCCAGACCATTGCTGAATTCCTGATCGGCATCACGTCGAACAGCTATCTTCTCTTCTTCCTGATCATTCTGCTGCTGATCATGGCCGGAATGTTCGTGGAGACAACAGTTTGCGCCATGCTCCTGACGCCAGTGTTCATTCCGGTGATCTCGAGGCTCGGCATCGACCCCGTCCATTTCGGGGTCATCATGATGACCACCCTGACTGCGGGGATCATGACGCCTCCCGTGGGCGTGGCCCTGTACTCCACGTCGGAGATCATGGGGTGCACGCCCCAGGAGACCGCCAGGGAGGCCATTCCCTTTTACCTCACTCTCCTGGCCCTGGTGATTGTCCTGGTTCTCTTCCCAGGAATCGTGCTCTTCCTGCCCAATCTCGTCTTCGGATAG
- a CDS encoding methyl-accepting chemotaxis protein encodes MKLNRLGARILLVVLSLLVLSVGGIGFYAINAGSGGLNAVVDDYEKSMAHGLAHELDATFNRFQGMLQALSALVTTRFTPQMLNPDVGEVVVRQFGAQNGKFINDLGVQSPHARSLFIVFNPEHFGTKNVFVVGFRRADEKSLFVYMDSVGLGAADLIDRKNPAAAWFWSPLDTGQEYWGDIRKSEEGFDEVFYTMPVKMGDQTAAVVGISFDFSFVRETLKDVRIYNTGYPILMNRELRFLYHPTQKFDGPTIREVSGGSIAPFADQFLTQENGRFSYVYEGEEKSMAFQRLNNGYIAAATATTAESLSAERAMRRAVYIGIVGVLVVASIVVILFSRSLARPLQAVAERARYVAETGDLTASIEADTSIEEIRNVADAVNRMISGTAETVRKILESASRVLSRAEDMSAASEQSSASVQEVIGLVGKVAKNTHDTASAIEEANAGVEEVASASQAGAKAAAESGEQAQEISMAAEKGGKALDEMASLIEDVSGAGSQVSAAVTELAKSVSGITGFVNTITQIADQTNLLALNAAIEAARAGEAGRGFAVVAEEVRKLAEESNRAATQVGKVIGEISGKTDKALADQKGSAEKIRELVARAGETKAVIDGVIARVGSITENVQSIAATMEEQSASAEEMTAGMDHVARATADISEQMENINRSMEEQGRVTESIAKAAEELVSLSEEMQKSAARFRVEEEEKGLAPAE; translated from the coding sequence GTGAAACTGAACCGACTTGGCGCCCGCATTCTTCTCGTTGTGCTCTCCCTTCTGGTTCTTTCGGTGGGAGGCATCGGGTTTTACGCTATAAACGCCGGGAGCGGCGGCTTAAACGCCGTGGTGGATGATTACGAGAAGTCCATGGCCCACGGGCTCGCCCACGAACTGGACGCCACATTCAACCGCTTCCAGGGCATGCTCCAGGCGCTGTCGGCCCTCGTCACTACCCGCTTCACCCCCCAAATGCTCAACCCTGACGTAGGCGAGGTGGTGGTCCGCCAGTTCGGCGCCCAGAACGGGAAGTTCATCAACGACCTGGGCGTGCAGTCTCCCCACGCCAGAAGCCTGTTTATCGTCTTCAACCCGGAACATTTCGGCACAAAGAACGTATTCGTGGTGGGGTTCCGGAGAGCCGACGAAAAATCCCTCTTTGTTTACATGGACTCCGTGGGGTTGGGGGCTGCGGACCTCATCGACAGGAAAAACCCGGCCGCTGCCTGGTTCTGGAGCCCTCTCGACACGGGGCAGGAATATTGGGGAGACATCAGGAAGTCGGAAGAAGGCTTCGACGAGGTGTTCTACACCATGCCGGTGAAGATGGGAGACCAGACGGCAGCCGTGGTGGGAATTTCCTTCGATTTCAGCTTTGTCAGGGAAACGCTGAAAGACGTCAGGATCTACAATACGGGGTATCCCATCCTCATGAACCGGGAGCTCCGGTTCCTCTACCACCCCACCCAGAAATTTGACGGTCCCACCATCCGGGAGGTGTCGGGGGGATCCATTGCCCCCTTCGCCGACCAGTTCCTGACGCAGGAGAACGGCCGTTTCTCCTATGTCTACGAGGGCGAGGAGAAGAGCATGGCCTTCCAGCGCCTCAACAACGGGTACATCGCCGCCGCCACAGCGACCACGGCGGAATCCCTCTCCGCCGAAAGAGCCATGCGCCGGGCGGTCTACATCGGCATAGTGGGTGTCCTCGTGGTGGCCTCCATCGTGGTCATTCTTTTCTCCCGGAGCCTCGCCCGGCCCCTCCAGGCGGTGGCCGAGCGGGCCCGGTACGTGGCCGAGACCGGCGACCTCACCGCCTCCATAGAGGCGGACACGTCAATCGAAGAGATCCGGAACGTAGCCGACGCGGTGAACCGGATGATCTCCGGGACCGCCGAGACGGTCAGGAAAATCCTCGAAAGCGCCTCCAGGGTGCTCTCCCGGGCTGAGGACATGAGCGCAGCGTCAGAGCAGAGCAGCGCCTCGGTGCAGGAAGTGATCGGCCTTGTGGGCAAGGTGGCGAAGAACACCCACGACACTGCGAGCGCCATCGAGGAGGCCAACGCCGGAGTGGAGGAAGTGGCGAGCGCGTCTCAGGCTGGGGCGAAGGCCGCCGCCGAATCGGGGGAACAGGCCCAGGAAATCTCCATGGCGGCGGAGAAGGGGGGCAAGGCCCTGGACGAAATGGCCTCCCTGATAGAGGACGTCTCCGGTGCGGGCAGCCAGGTCAGCGCGGCGGTGACGGAGCTTGCGAAGTCGGTGTCGGGCATCACGGGATTCGTGAACACCATCACCCAGATAGCCGACCAGACGAACCTTCTTGCGCTGAATGCGGCCATCGAGGCAGCCCGAGCCGGAGAGGCGGGACGGGGCTTCGCGGTGGTGGCGGAGGAAGTGCGGAAGCTCGCGGAAGAGTCGAACCGAGCGGCGACCCAGGTGGGCAAGGTCATCGGGGAGATTTCGGGCAAGACGGACAAGGCCCTGGCGGACCAGAAGGGAAGCGCGGAGAAGATCCGGGAGCTCGTAGCCCGCGCCGGAGAGACGAAGGCCGTCATCGACGGTGTGATCGCCCGTGTGGGGTCCATCACGGAGAACGTGCAGTCCATAGCGGCGACCATGGAAGAGCAGTCAGCGAGCGCCGAGGAGATGACGGCGGGCATGGATCACGTGGCCCGTGCGACAGCGGACATCAGCGAGCAGATGGAGAACATCAACCGGTCCATGGAAGAGCAGGGGCGGGTGACGGAGTCCATCGCGAAGGCCGCCGAAGAGCTTGTGAGCCTGTCGGAAGAGATGCAGAAGTCCGCCGCCCGGTTCAGGGTCGAGGAAGAGGAAAAAGGGCTTGCACCGGCGGAATGA
- the fdhD gene encoding formate dehydrogenase accessory sulfurtransferase FdhD codes for MPFSSVPPLRGVIRAVCTAPAKGMQKKDRGEGRLVPGKGLEGDGHFGFAHRQVSLLDEGDIKIMKQSIPTLFHGAFAENLVTEGIDLKSLVLGDLLRIGTALLRVTQIGKECHSRCAIYEAAGDCIMPRLGIFCEVLTEGPVRVGDTVEFVPEELPERLVRREITRIAGGKGETVTDSMLREARVTLVLDGEKQVTALCSPGEERYWAVGHLKCRRLIDGREDIASLEILPGEVRVARKKMTAGLPLLQRILSSSPSAIPEERTGQGLGSVESADWSIPASVLQDGADWLGEAPVFRAAGGTHAAALIHRTGNRLFLTEDIGRHNAVDKAVGWAVLHAVPLGETALVVSGRLPEDMVHKAVGAGIHVLGSVSAAIAEGAEAAERGGITLVGFIRNGGMNVYTRPDRVVPDA; via the coding sequence ATGCCGTTTTCTAGTGTTCCTCCCCTCCGGGGCGTTATCAGGGCCGTCTGCACGGCCCCGGCAAAGGGAATGCAGAAGAAAGACCGGGGAGAGGGACGGCTGGTCCCCGGAAAGGGACTGGAAGGGGACGGCCACTTCGGATTCGCCCACCGGCAGGTGAGCCTGCTGGACGAAGGCGATATCAAGATCATGAAACAGTCCATCCCCACCCTCTTCCACGGCGCCTTCGCCGAAAACCTGGTCACGGAAGGCATCGACCTCAAGTCCCTGGTCCTCGGCGATCTTCTCAGGATCGGAACGGCCCTCCTCAGGGTGACCCAGATCGGAAAGGAGTGCCACTCTCGGTGCGCCATCTACGAGGCCGCCGGTGACTGCATCATGCCCAGGCTGGGCATCTTCTGCGAGGTTCTGACCGAGGGACCGGTCAGGGTGGGGGACACCGTGGAATTTGTCCCCGAGGAACTGCCCGAACGCCTCGTCCGCCGAGAAATCACCCGCATCGCCGGCGGGAAGGGGGAAACGGTGACGGACAGCATGCTCAGGGAGGCCAGGGTCACCCTGGTACTCGACGGAGAGAAGCAGGTGACCGCCCTCTGCTCCCCCGGGGAAGAGCGGTACTGGGCGGTGGGGCACCTGAAGTGCCGGAGGCTCATCGACGGCCGGGAGGACATCGCCAGCCTTGAAATCCTCCCGGGGGAGGTCCGGGTGGCCCGGAAGAAGATGACCGCCGGGCTTCCCCTCCTGCAGCGTATCCTCTCGTCCTCCCCCTCGGCCATCCCGGAGGAAAGAACGGGCCAGGGTCTGGGGTCCGTGGAATCCGCGGACTGGTCCATCCCGGCCTCCGTCCTGCAGGACGGGGCGGACTGGCTTGGGGAGGCCCCTGTCTTCCGTGCCGCGGGAGGTACCCATGCGGCAGCCCTCATTCACCGGACGGGAAACCGGCTCTTCCTCACCGAGGATATCGGGCGGCACAATGCCGTGGACAAGGCCGTGGGGTGGGCCGTGCTCCATGCCGTTCCCCTTGGGGAGACCGCCCTGGTAGTTTCCGGACGCCTGCCCGAGGACATGGTCCACAAGGCGGTGGGGGCGGGAATACACGTCCTCGGCAGCGTCTCCGCCGCCATCGCCGAGGGTGCCGAAGCGGCGGAACGGGGAGGAATCACTCTCGTTGGATTCATCCGGAACGGGGGTATGAACGTCTACACCCGGCCCGACAGGGTGGTACCGGACGCCTGA